The Sorangiineae bacterium MSr11367 genome window below encodes:
- a CDS encoding DUF4259 domain-containing protein — protein sequence MGAWGYGPFENDSALDWVSWAEEDTSAAVDSALQQATSAGYLDVDDGSAAVAAASLIAAARDGDTAGLPEEVAALVHDWQPDDSHAARALEALAAVVGAESELAALWREGATAAAWERTIEVLRERLLRASAG from the coding sequence ATGGGTGCATGGGGATACGGGCCGTTCGAGAACGATTCGGCACTCGATTGGGTGAGCTGGGCCGAGGAGGACACGAGCGCGGCGGTCGATTCGGCGCTGCAGCAGGCCACGAGCGCCGGTTACCTCGATGTGGACGATGGCTCGGCCGCGGTGGCGGCGGCCTCGCTCATTGCGGCGGCGCGCGATGGGGATACGGCGGGACTACCCGAGGAGGTCGCGGCCCTGGTGCATGATTGGCAGCCGGACGATAGCCACGCCGCGCGCGCGCTCGAAGCGTTGGCGGCCGTCGTGGGCGCGGAGTCCGAACTCGCGGCTCTTTGGCGCGAAGGCGCGACCGCCGCCGCGTGGGAGCGCACGATCGAGGTCCTTCGCGAGCGGCTGCTGCGTGCCTCCGCCGGATGA